A window of Apium graveolens cultivar Ventura chromosome 8, ASM990537v1, whole genome shotgun sequence contains these coding sequences:
- the LOC141678484 gene encoding uncharacterized protein LOC141678484 has translation MLKLVYILPLVLLLTLHACNARHLSLTGKRHGRKSSTIVKDLHSKELSGSFILTSSEPKVVQAREEHTAGAKELTDTVMGKDLEAIILKKDDKKGGEVEISHLKEATQLEGWRRQARSTIESSSNEAKETTDSKESEIVDDVVAMDYAQPHRKPPIHNRKL, from the exons ATGTTGAAACTTGTTTATATTCTTCCTCTAGTTCTACTTCTCACTCTGCATGCATGTAACGCTCGCCATCTAAGCTTAACTGGCAAAAGACATGGCAGAAAATCTAGCACAATTGTCAAG GATCTACATAGCAAAGAACTCTCTGGTTCTTTCATATTGACAAGCTCGGAGCCTAAAGTAGTACAAGCACGAGAAGAACACACTGCTGGTGCTAAAGAACTCACAGATACAGTGATGGGAAAAGATTTAGAGGCAATTATCCTGAAAAAAGATGATAAGAAAG GGGGGGAGGTTGAAATATCACATCTGAAAGAGGCAACACAGCTAGAG GGATGGAGGAGGCAAGCAAGATCAACAATAGAATCTTCTTCAAATGAAGCCAAAGAAACTACTGACTCCAAAGAGAGCGAAATCGTAGACGATGTGGTAGCTATGGATTATGCTCAACCCCATCGAAAACCGCCTATTCACAACAGAAAACTATAG